The following are encoded together in the Humulus lupulus chromosome 5, drHumLupu1.1, whole genome shotgun sequence genome:
- the LOC133778432 gene encoding short-chain dehydrogenase TIC 32, chloroplastic-like has translation MWIFGWKGPSGFSARSTAEEVTQGIDGTGLTAIVTGASSGLGEETTRVFALRGVHVIMAVRNLDAGRNVKDEISKEIPTAKLDVMELDLSSLESVRKFASEYKSSGLPLNLLVNNAGVMATPFMRSKDGIELQFATNHLGHFLLTNLLLETMKKTVQESGREGRIVILSSEAHRFPYKEGIRFDKIDDESSYSSMYAYGQSKLANILHASELAMHLKAEGIDITVNALHPGSIITNLLRHHSILNTVANAVGKYFLKNVQQGASTQCYVALHPQVKGVSGEYFVDNNKSNPTLLAKDAKLAKELWDFSINLTNPK, from the exons ATGTGGATATTTGGGTGGAAAGGGCCATCTGGGTTCTCTGCTCGTTCTACGGCAGAGGAAGTCACTCAAGGGATCGATGGAACCGGTCTCACTGCCATTGTTACAG GAGCATCAAGTGGTCTCGGCGAAGAGACAACACGAGTATTTGCTTTGCGCGGTGTTCATGTCATAATGGCTGTAAGAAATTTGGATGCTGGAAGGAATGTGAAAGATGAAATATCTAAGGAAATCCCAACTGCTAAACTTGATGTCATGGAACTAGATCTTAGCTCATTGGAATCAGTTCGGAAATTTGCATCAGAATACAAATCGTCTGGTCTACCTCTGAATCTCCTTGT TAACAATGCAGGGGTGATGGCAACTCCATTCATGCGTTCCAAAGATGGCATTGAATTGCAGTTTGCAACTAACCATTTAG GTCATTTTCTTTTGACGAACCTTCTATTGGAGACCATGAAAAAGACGGTACAAGAAAGTGGCAGGGAGGGAAGAATTGTTATTTTGTCCTCTGAGGCTCACAGATTTCCATATAAAGAAGGGATACGATTCGATAAGATTGATGATGAATCGAG TTATAGCAGCATGTATGCTTATGGACAATCAAAGCTTGCCAACATACTGCATGCTAGTGAACTTGCAATGCATCTGAAG GCAGAAGGAATTGATATTACTGTTAATGCTCTTCATCCTGGATCAATTATTACCAATCTTCTGCGCCATCACAGTATCTTGAATA CTGTTGCTAATGCAGTTGGTAAATATTTCCTTAAAAATGTTCAGCAG GGAGCATCAACACAATGCTATGTGGCATTGCATCCACAGGTCAAGGGAGTAAGCGGTGAGTATTTCGTCGACAACAATAAATCAAATCCGACCCTTCTGGCTAAAGATGCTAAATTGGCTAAGGAACTGTGGGATTTTAGCATAAACTTGACCAACCCCAAATAG